A stretch of DNA from Bacteroides sp.:
AACTTGGTCATATCAACACCAATGAACTGTTAAGTATTATGCCGGGTCGCGATTCTGCCCAGGTCAAGCTGGAAAATTATGCTCAGCAACTGGAACAGCAGTTTACCGCCATGCAGACTGAACTGCAGACCAAATACCAGGACTACCTCACCAACGAATCCACCTACTCTGAGCTGATCCGTCAGTCGAAGCAGCGTGAGATCACCAGCATCCAGGAGCGTCTCCAGGAATTCCAGGAGCAGGCCCAGCAAGACCTCGCCAACCAGGAAAACCAGTTGCTGAGCCCCATCATTGATGCCGCCCGCCAGGCCATTGAAGATGTGGCCAAGGAAAATGGCTATGCCTATGTGTTTGATACCGCTGGCGGACAGGTGCTTTATTTCCCGCCCTCCGACAATATCATGGGACTGGTGAAGACCAAACTGGGTATCGCCGAATAAGGCGCTGCAAATCTTAAAAGACATTGCTGAAACCGTCTCAGGATCAAACCTGCAGACGGTTTC
This window harbors:
- a CDS encoding OmpH family outer membrane protein, encoding MKKLLYLPVLVILLLGTTVSAQQPKLGHINTNELLSIMPGRDSAQVKLENYAQQLEQQFTAMQTELQTKYQDYLTNESTYSELIRQSKQREITSIQERLQEFQEQAQQDLANQENQLLSPIIDAARQAIEDVAKENGYAYVFDTAGGQVLYFPPSDNIMGLVKTKLGIAE